GCGGTACTGCGTCGCCAGCATCAGCGCGGTCTCGTTGGCCTCGGTGCCCGAGTTGGTGAAGAACACCTTCGCGCCCTCGATGCCGGACAGCTCGGCGATCTGCTCGGCCAGCTCGACCTGCTTGCGGATCAGGTACAGCGTCGAGGTGTGCAGCACGCCGGTGTCGAGCTGGCGGCGGATCGCGTCGGAGATCTCCGCGACGTCGTAGCCGATCGCGTTGGTCAGGATGCCGGCGAAGAAGTCGAGATAGGTGTTCCCGTTCGCATCGGTGACCCGGCGCCCCTGGGCCCGCACGATCTCGATCGGCTCGTCGTAGTAGAGGGCCAGCCAGTTCGGCAGAACGGCGCGATGCCGGGAGAGCAGCTCCGATTCGGTCATGCGACCGAGTGTGCGGACCGGCCCGCCGGGAACGCCACGAGCAACCTGTACGGACTCGGCTCCGCGCCCGTACAGTCTGCCCATGTACCCCACGGTCGCCGAGGTGCTCGCCATGCCGGTGCTCCGGCACGGGCGCCCGCACGTGGTGGCCGGCGCGGCCGGGCTCGACCGCCGGGTGCGCTGGGTGCACGTGGCCGAGGTGATCGACATCGCGCACCTGCTCAAGGGCGGTGAGCTGGTGCTGACCACCGGCGTGGCACTGCCCGACGACGAGGCGGAGCTGGCGAAGTACCTCGATTCGCTGGCCGCGGTCGGGGTGGCCGGGCTGGTGGTGGAGCTGGTCCGGCACTGGAGCGACGCCCTGCCCGCCGGGATGACCGAGGCCGCCGACCGCTGCGGCCTGCCGCTGGTCACGCTCTCGCGCGAGACCCGGTACGTGGCGGTCACCGAGACGGTGAACGGGCTGATCGTGGACGCGCAGGTGGACGAGCTGCGCGAGGCCGAACGCGTGCACCAGACCTTCACCGCGCTGACCGTCTCCGGTGCCGAGCCGGACGTGGTGCTGCGCGAGGTCGCCCGGATCACCGACCAGCCGGTGGTGCTGGAGACGCTGTCGCACGAGGTGCTCGCCTACGACACCGCGGGCGCCGATCCCGCCGAGCTGCTGGCCGGCTGGCCGCGGCGGTCCGCGCAGGTGCAGCTCGGCGAGCGCACCGGTTACCACGCGGGCGCCGGCTGGCTGGTCACCGTGGTCGGCGCGCGCGGGCACGACTGGGGACGGCTGGTCATCGTCTGCGCCGAGCCGCCGCGCGACCGGCACGTGGTGGTCGCCGAGCGCGCCGCGTCCGCGCTCGCGCTGCACCGCCTGGTCGCCAAGGACACCGACAGCCTGGAGCGGCAGGCGCACCGCGCGGTGCTCACCGAACTGCTCAGCACGCCGGTCCCGGCGGCCGAGCTGGTGGTGCGGGCGGCCGCGCTGGCCGTGCCGCTGACCGGCAGGCAGCTGATCGGCACGGCCATCCGGCCGGTGCTCACCGGTACCGAACCGGCGCTCAACCTGGCCACCGTGCTGCGGGAACTGGCCGAGGCGGCCGCGGTGGCCACCCGGCGCGCGCGGGTTTCGGCGCTCGTCGCGGTGGTCGGCGACACCAGTGTCGGCGCGTTGCTTTCCCTTTCCCCGCAAGCGAAACCGGACGCCGTGCTGACGCGGCTGGCGGCCGAGGTGCACCAGGCGCGCGGAGTGGCGCCGTCG
The genomic region above belongs to Amycolatopsis sp. YIM 10 and contains:
- a CDS encoding PucR family transcriptional regulator yields the protein MYPTVAEVLAMPVLRHGRPHVVAGAAGLDRRVRWVHVAEVIDIAHLLKGGELVLTTGVALPDDEAELAKYLDSLAAVGVAGLVVELVRHWSDALPAGMTEAADRCGLPLVTLSRETRYVAVTETVNGLIVDAQVDELREAERVHQTFTALTVSGAEPDVVLREVARITDQPVVLETLSHEVLAYDTAGADPAELLAGWPRRSAQVQLGERTGYHAGAGWLVTVVGARGHDWGRLVIVCAEPPRDRHVVVAERAASALALHRLVAKDTDSLERQAHRAVLTELLSTPVPAAELVVRAAALAVPLTGRQLIGTAIRPVLTGTEPALNLATVLRELAEAAAVATRRARVSALVAVVGDTSVGALLSLSPQAKPDAVLTRLAAEVHQARGVAPSIVAVGSTVDGAADARRSLTEAGHVADAVPATRESATGFHRLEDVRLRGLLHLLADDERVAAFASRELGALLAKDATTGNRLLQALRFYCAHGGNKSAAAAAAHMSRTAYYQQLARVEQVLGVPLEDPESMLSLYVALLAHDIHTTRP